The genomic window TCCAACCGCTGGTGCCGTCAGGTGCTCGCTCCGCTCGTTCAGGAGCATCGACGAGTACCTTCAAGACTCCTGAATTCTGCTGTGAGCAACAGCACAGGGAAACGGCACAGGACCGCGCGAGATCCGTTCTGCCGTGCCCCTGTTCGGTTCCTCCGGGTCCAGCACCGCGGTGGCACGCGCGCCGCCGGAGCGGTCACTCCTCGCCGAGCGCAGACCGGCTGCCGTCCAGCAGGGGCCGCCAGTCCTTCGACGGCCGCGCGAAGTAGTACCCCTGCATCACCTGGATGCCCTCGGCCCGCAGGCACTCCAGGTCGCCGCGGTGCTCCACGCCCTCCGCCACGAGTTCCAGACCCAGGTCGTGACTGAGGCTCACCATGGCCCGTACGATCGCCGCGCTCTTCCCGCGCGGCTCGCGGACCATCTGCCGCACGAACGACCGGTCCACCTTCAGGCCACTGAGCGGAAACTGCGACAGGTACGCCAGACTGCTGTACCCGGTGCCGAAGTCGTCCAGCATGACCCGCACGCCGTCCGACCGCAGCGCGTCGAGGACCCGCGCGGTGCGGTCGGGGTTGAGCATCATGAGGCTCTCGGTGATTTCCAGTTCCAGCAGCTCGGGGGGCAGGTCCGCGTCCCGCAGGGCCGCCCGCACGGTCTCCAGCAGGTCCTGACTGGCGAACTGCCGCGCCGAGAGGTTCACCGCGACCCGCACGCCGCCCCACCCGCTCGCCGCGCGGCAGGCCTCGCGCAGCACCCACGCGCCCACCTCCACGATCTGATCACCGCGTTCGAGAATCGGCATGAACGTACCCGGCGCCTGCAGGCCGTGTTCGGGACTGTGCCAGCGCAGCAGCGCCTCGGCGCTCACCACCCGGCGCGCGTGGGTGTCCACCAGCGGCTGGAAGTGCAGCTCGAACTCCCCGCGGGCCAGCGCGCGCGACAGCGCGCCCTCCAGCCCGGCGTGCGCGTGCGCGGCCGCGTCGAACTGCACCACGCGCTCGCCCTGCGCCTTGGCGTCCAGCAGCGCGAGTTCCGCCGCCTGCCGCAGCGACTCCGCGTCCCGGGCGTGCTCGGGCCAGCGGGCCGCGCCGGCCGAGACGGACACCCGGACCAGCTGACCCGGCAGTTCGACCGGTTGCGAAGCCACCTGCAGCAGCCGGTCGATCTGCGCGGTTGGGTCTCGGCCCGCGGCGAGCAGCAGCGCGAACTCGTCGCCGCCCACCCGCGCCACCAGATCGCCGGGGGCCAGGGCGCGCTGCATGCGCCGCGCCAGGACGCGCAGCACCTCGTCGGCGCGGTCGTGCCCGTAGGTGTCGTTGATCAGCTGGAACCGGTTGACGTCCAGGGTCAGCAGTAGGAACGGCGCGGCGTTCGGCTGCGCCCGCTGGGACAGCTGCGCGAGCAGCATCACCCGGTTGGGCAGGCCGGTCAGCGCGTCGAACAGGCGGCCCCGCTCGAGTTCCTCCAGTTGCCGCTGGATGGTCTGCTCGGCCTGCACGCGCAGCTGCTGCTCGTACTCCGCGAGCCGCTGGGCGTTGTCCACCGCGGCCTTCCTGGACAGGTTCTGCACGGTCTGGTCGCGCACCGAATCGAAGATCGCCTGCTGCACCTCGACGAGGCTCGGCACGAACTCGTTCAGCCGCTCGGCCTCGGAGAAGCGCGGGTCGCGCACGATGAATTTCAGCAGGATCAGCGTTTCGCTCAGGCGGTGGTTCTGGCGGGCCTGCGCGAGGACGCTCACGAGATCGGCCCGCTCGATGCTGGCACTGGACTCGGTGACCTGCAGCACCTCGATCAGCGCTTCGAGTTCCAGCGTGAAGTTCCCCTGCGTGCGCGCGCGGCCCGCCACGGCCAGCGCGGCGTCCCGCGCGGCGTCCACCTGCCCCAGCGCGCGGTAGATCCGCGCGGGGGCCAGGGTGCCGAGCAGCGCGTCAGGGCGCTGCACCCGCGTCAGGAAGCGGCTGAAGTCCTCGGCGACGCCTGGCGCCGCCTGCGGCAGCTGCGCCAGCGCCTCGTAGTAGTTCAGGCCGAAACTGGGCTCCAGGTTGGCCAGACCGGCCGAGACGCACTTGGCCAGGCCGTAGTTGTAGGCGCGCGCGGCCGCCTCGTAATCCCCGAGCTGCTCGAGGATCAGGCCGTCGATGTTCAGCAGGTACAGTTCCAGCTGCACGTCCTGCTCGGCGGGCGGCAGCGCGCCGTAGATGGCGGAGGCCCTCTCGTGGTGCTCGCGGGCCTCGCTGAGTTTCTGCTGGCTGATCGCCAGGTTCGCGAGGTTGCACCGGATCTTGATCTCACCGATGGTGTCGCCGATCTCCGCCTTGATCTGCTGCGCGGCCCGCAGCGCGTCGATGGCGGCGGCGCTGTCGAACGTGGCGTAATCCACGTAGGACTGCAGCAGCAGACTGTCGGAGTAGATCGCCAGGTTGCCGCGCACGGCGGCCGCTTCCAGCGCCTGTTTCACGGCGATCTCCGCGCGGCTCAGGTCGCTGTGCAATCGGTGATAGAGGGCCGTGGCGTAGTAGACGTACTCCTCGGGGTGGTCCTGGAAGGGGAACGCCTCGAGGCACTGGGCGGCCTGACGTGCAGGCTGCGTGCGGACGCAGTCGAGCAGGCCAGGCCAGTCTGACGTTGGAGCTCCGGACACGGATCAGTCCAGCAGGTTATGCAGGTCCAGGCTCTTCCAGTCGGAGTGAGCCGGGGTGATCGCCGTGCCGAGCGAGAACAGCCGCGCGTAGTGGTTGGCGGGGGTGCCGGACTCGGACAGCTGCATGGCGAGCGCCGCCGCGGCGATCGGGGTGCTGAACGACGTGCCGGACCAGCTGGCTTCCCGCCCGGCCGGGTACAGCGAGCGGAGACCCTCACCGGGCGCGAAGAGCATCCGGGGACCGGTGGCGCTGAAGCTGCTGGGCTGGCCCTGGGCGGTCACGCTGCCGACCGCGACGCCGCTGCCGGTCGCCGCGAGGTATGCGGCGGGGTAGTCGAGCTGGGCCGCTCCGGAGTTCCCGGCGGCCGCGGCGATCTCGACGCCTCTGGACTGCGCGTAGTCCAGCGCGCTGCGCAGCGCGGGCGAGTCGGTGTCGGTGCCGACGCTGAGGTTCAGGACGTCCGCGCCGTGATCGGCGGCCCAGATGATGCCCTGCACGAGGTCCAGCACGTAGCCGCTGCCGTCCTCGGCGAGCACCTGCACGGGCAGGATGCGGCTCTTGGGCGCGACCTGCAGGGCCACGCCGGCCACGGCGGTGGCGTGCCCGTAGGCGGCGCCGGTGCCGGACGCGCCGGTCACGGTGGGGCTCGCGTCATCGGAGGCGAAGTCGTACCAGTTGTTGCTGTTCACGAGGGATTCGCTCAGCGCGGGGTGCGCGGTGTCCATCGGGCCGTCGATGACGGCGATGACGGGGTCACCGTGGTAGCGGCTGCTGAGCTGCGCGTCCCTGACGCCGATCGCCAGGAATTCCTGGGAGTTCTGCGGGAATACCGTGAAGCGGTTGCCATCCCAGCCGTTGCCGATGTGCTCGCCGAAGTTGCGCAGGGAGGTGGCCCAGATCTTGTCGCCGCTGGCCCATGCCGTGATGCCCGTCGCCCAGATCTTGTCGCCGCTGGCGTGCGTCTCGCTGTCCGGCACGCTGACGCGCCGCTCGTTGCGCTCGGCCTTCAGACCGGACGCGGCGAGCGGCGCGGCGGTCGGGTTGCCGATCACCGCGAAGGTGGCGGTGCGCGCCTCGACGGTCCCGCCGTACCGGCGGGCGAGGTCCGCGTCGGTCGTGGTCGGGGTCACGGGTACCGTCACGAGCGTGGCGGGACGCGCGGCCGACGGGGCGGGCACGGGGCTGGTGGAGCAGGCGGAGAGAAGACTGAGGGTCAGGGCGGCGCAGGTGAGGGATCTCCGCATGTTGAATAGCTCCTTGGTTCGTGGTGCGCTTGAGTGTACACCGCTCAGCAGATGTTCATGAAAACGTTACAGAAGAGGTCCGGACCGGAACACGCTGGGCGTCGCCCACAGGATACCGGACGCGATCTAACACGTCTCTCACTGTTCATCATGATCAAGATCGGGCTGTCCGGCTGTGGGAAACACCACGGACGGACCCGCCAGGCGGGCTGCGGCCACGGCATGATCCCTGAAGGCCACGCTCATGCCCGGCAGGGCCAGCGCCAGCGCCGACTCGAACCGCGCACTGACCCGCAGCGCCCCGCCGGACACCACTGTGGGCCGCGGCGCAGGCAGCCGTGCCTGCACGGTGCGCGCCAGCGCCGCCAGAGCGTGCGCCGCGTCGCGCAGCATCGCCTGCGCGGCCGCGTCGCCCCGGTCGGCCGCGCGGCCCACGGCGGGCGCCAGGGTGGCGACCGCCGCCGCGCCGGGCGCGTGATACGCCAGGTGCCGCAGGGTGTCCCAGTCGAGGCCACCGGCGACGCCGCGGACCTCTTCGGCCAGCGGACCCTGCGGGTCGCGGCCCTGGTCGAGCTGCCCGGTCACCCAGCGCAGCGCCGCGCGGCCCAGCGCGTACCCGGCGCCGTCGTCGTCGATGTGGTAGCCGTGCCCGCCCGCACGCAGCAGCGTGCCGTCCGCCGCGAGATGACACGCCAGACTGCCGGTCCCCGCGTAGACCAGCACGCCCTCACCGGGCCGGAAGTGCGCCCGGTAGGCCAGCACCAGATCACTCTCGAGCCGGACCCGCTCCGGGTGGAGCCCCAGCGCCGCCGCGAGGCGAGCGTGCAGGTCAGCCGCGTCGGGCCGGCCGGGACCGAAGCCGGGCAGGCCGGCGTGCACCCAGTCCGGCCGGGCGGGCAGCGCGCCGGTCAGCGCGGCGAGGCTCGCCTGCCCGCCCGGCGTGCCGAGCAGCGCGGCCGTCAGGGGCGGCGCGAAGCCGTGGGCGAGGGTCGTCTCGCCGCGCAGCAGGTGCCACTTGCTGCGGCTGCCGCCCAGATCGAGGCCCAGTCGAAGGGGAGTCACCGGGCCATTCTGGCACCCGGTCGCCGCCTCAGCGGTTGGTCAGGCCGTGACGCAGCACCTCGGACAGCTGACGGGTGGTGTGCCCCTGCAACTCCTCGAGTTCAGCGGCCGCGGCGCGCAGCAGCGCGCGGTGACTCTCGGCGTTGCGGGCCTCGGCGCCGGTGGCCGAGTGCACGGTGGCCTGAACCGTGAAGTGCGCGTCCGGCAGCAGGTTGAGGTTGCTGCGCGCGCCGGCGTGCCGCGCGCCGAGCAGCGCGCCCAGCATGCCGACCTCCTCGCTGCGGCGCATCAGTTCACGCTGGAAGGTGCGGTCCTTGATGCCGGTGATGACGTCCCACGCGGCGTCGGACAGGGCCGCCTCGGCGCTGGCGGGGCGGGCGGCCTCCACGAACAGGGTCTCGCCCTGACGCCACGTGCGGTGCAGCATCTCGCCGCGGCCCGGCGTCCAGAGCGTCTCGAAGTCGCGGGCGTCCTCGATGAGGACCTTCAGGCGCGCGGCGGGCGCGTCGCCGGGAACGCGGGGGCCGTCGGGCAGCGCGCCCCACAGGCTCAGGCCGCGCTCGTCGGTGGCGCGCATGTCCTCGTACGCCTGGGCGAGCGCGGCGACGCCGTCACTGAGCCGCGCGACCGGGCGGCCGTCCACGAGGAAGTCGATGTCGGTGCCGTCAGTGCGGGCGGCGTGGGCGAGGTGGTGCAGGCCCAGACCCCAGCGGCGCTGCGCAGCGCCGAGCGCCTCGGTCAGCGCCTGGTCGAGGGTGGGCGTGTCGACGCCGCTCTGGACCAGCGCGTCGATCTGGCTGTCGACGGCGGCCGTGGCCATCAGGGCGTCGAAGGCGCGGTAGGGGTTCGGGGTGGCGGAGGCGGGCTCGGATTTGGTCTTGGGTCTGGCCATGATGGTCCTATTCTGCCCTGAACAGAGCGTGGGGTGTGTTCCCCGCACACCATAGCGTGCCCACCCGGCCCGGTGGCCCGCCCCAGTCCAGCCGCGCTACGGCCCGGACGGAACGGAGGTCGGGCCAGGGCAGCGCGGCGGACGCGGGGCCGCAGGCGGGCGCGCTATGGTTTTCAGCAGATGACGAACGACCGTGCCCCTGCGGACGCCTGGCTGGAGTTGACGCTGGCCCTGACGCAGACCCAGAGCCTTCACGAGGTGCAGGCCCTGCTCGCCGGTCCACTGGCCCGCCACGCCGGTCTCGACGCGGCGCTCGTCCTCGGCACGACACCGGACGGCGTGCCCCTGCCCGGCCCGGACGGACAACCCGCGACCCTGCACCTGGGGCGGACGCCGGCGCGCGAGGCGCAGGCGCTCACGCGGCTGCTCAGCTGGCACCTCACGGCCCTGAGCGGCGCGGACGACACGCTGCGCGCCTTCCTGCAGGTCACCGAGCGGCTCGGCTCGGAGATCGAGTTCGGGGCGCTGAACCTCCTGATGGACCAGGTGCTGCGCGAGCTGCTGCCCGGCCTGACCGTCAGCGTGCTGGAACGTGCCGAGCGCAGCTGGACCATCCGCTTCATCTCCGACGTGGCGACCACGGCGCTGCGGGTCCCGCAACCCGACGGGCTGGCGGCCGAGGTGCCGCTGCTGCGGCAGGCCGAACGCAGCCGCGGGCCGGTGTTCGTGGAGGACTGGAACGCGCAGGAGCAGCTCGTTCCAGCCAGCGACGCCTACCGGATCGCGGCCGCGCAGGCGTTCGACCTGCCCGAGTGGCCCCGGACGGTCCTCACGGCGGGCTGCACCGCGCGCCGCCACTGGTCCGCGCAGGACCGGGCGCTGTTCAGCGGCGCGGCGCGCGCCTACGGGCACGCGCTCGACCGGGTGGCCAGCGCGCAGCAGCTGGCCCTGGAGCGCGCCACGCTGCGCGCCCTGGTCGAATTCAAGGAGCGGGCCGCGCACTCCATGAACGTGGGCGACCTGGCCGGGCAGGCCGCGCAGGTGCTGCGCGACATGCTCGACCGCCTGACCGTCGGGTACCTCGTGCCCGACGGGACCCGCTGGCGGGCCGAGGTGCTGCAGGGCGACCTGCCTGATCGCCTGGCGCAGCAGCTGCGGGCCGGGGTGCCCATGCAGGACGCCGACACCCGCGAGGCGCTGCAGGGCGGTCACGCGATGTTCCTGCCGCTGCAGTCGGCGGCGCTGGAGCACGTGCCGGGCATGGACGCCTTCGGGGCAGTCGCGCTGCACCCCATGCTGGTCAACGGGCAGCTGACCGGGCTGCTGGCCATGGCCACCAACCGCGCGCCGGACTGGACCGAACGGGAACGCAGCGTGTTCCGCACGGTCGGGCGGAGTCTGGCGCAGGCGGTGGAACGCGAGGCGCGCGAGCGGCGGCTGGCGCGCCAGCACGCGGAACTGCAGGCGCAGGCGCGCTCGCTGCAGGCGTTCGCGCAACTCAGCGCGGACCTGGGCGTACAGGAGGACCGCTACGCCCTGATCCGCCGCGCGCAGGAGGTGGCGCTCAGCCTGCTGCCGGCCGGATTCGCCGTGTACTACGAACCCGACGGCGAGCTCTGGCGGCTGCGCTCGCAGGTGGGCAGCCTGCGCGACGACCTGCTCCAGCAGCAGGTGGACCGCGGGCTGCCGCTCGACAGCGCGCGCAACCTCACGACGCCCTGGCAGAGCGGCGCGCCGTACTACCAGGACCAGTACGATCCGGACACCGATCACCTCGCGCGGGCCGGCGCGGTCGTGGGCGCGTCGGCGACGGTCCCAGTGCGTCAGGGCGGGGTGCCCGTGGGGGTGTTCGCGATCGGGCAGTACGAGCCGCACGTGTGGACCCCGGCCGACCGCGCGCTGATCGAGGGCGTCACGCGCAGCCTGCAATTGGCGCTGGACCGCGCCGCGAGCCTGGCAGAGCTGCGCCGCACGTCGCAGGACACCGCGCGCAGCAACGCGGCGCTGCAGGCCGCCAACGAGGAACTCGAGGCGTTCGCGTACTCGGTCAGTCACGACCTGCGCGCGCCGGTGCGGCACATTTCCGGGTTCACGGACCTGCTGCGCAAATCGCTGGGGGACCTGTCGGGAACGCCGAAAGCCGAGCGGTACCTGACCATCATCACCGAGTCCGCCGGGCAGATGAACGCGCTGATCGACGCGATGCTGGCCCTCTCGCGCGTCACGCGGCAGGAACTGCACCTGCGGGACGTGGACCTCAACGAGGTCGTGGCCGGCGTGCAGGCCACCCTGGGGCCTGAACTGGCCGGGCGGGACGTGACGTTCCGCGTGGCGGAGCTGCCCACTGTGCAGGTGGACGCGGCGCTGATCCGTCAGGTGATGACCAACCTGCTGTCCAACGCCGTCAAGTACACCGAGCGGCAACCGGACGCGCTGATCGAGGTGTGGGCGCAGGGCACGCCGGACGAGTGGCAGGTGTTCGTGCGGGACAACGGCGTGGGGTTCGACCCGGCGTACGCGCACAAGCTGTTCGGGGTGTTCCAGCGCCTGCACCGCGCCGAGGAGTTCGGCGGGACCGGCGTGGGGCTGGCCAACGTGCGGCGCATCATCCAGCGGCACGGGGGGACCATTCAGGCGGAAGGTCGCCCCGGGGCGGGAGCGACCTTCTGGTTCTCGTTACCCCGCACGTCCTGACGCGCCGGGGCGACCTTCAGCGCAGCACGTAGCCCTGTGCGAGGTCGGTGTACGCGAGGACCTGACTGTCCTGCCACGCCTGGTCGCGGCCGAGTTCCTCCGCGAGGATCGCGGCGACGCGGGGGGCGGCCTCGATGCTCGCCCGGGCGTTCAGGAGCAGGGCGCGCAGGCGGCGCGAGAGGACGTCCTCGGCGGTGCGGGCCTGTTCGCTGCGGGCCGCCCAGCGGACCTCGGCCTCGGTGTAGGGCAGCTGCGGGTGCAGGGGTACGTTCGCGCCGGGCAGCGCCTGGACGCGTTCGGCGTCGGTGCCGTACACCTTCCAGTGGTCCGGCATGTCCTGGGTGGTCGCGCCGTGCAGTTTCAGACCCGCCGTGAGGCTCAGCCGCTCGGGGAGTCCGGCCTGCGCGGCGGCGCGGTTGACGGTGTCCTCGCCCATGCGGCGGTAGGTGGTCCACTTGCCGCCGGTCAGGGTGATCAGCCCGCCGTCGCTGATGCGGATGACGTGATCGCGCGAGAGGCTCTTGGTATCGGTCCCCTCGGCGGCCTTCACCAGGGGGCGCAGGCCGGCGTACACGCTGCGGACGTCCGCGCGGGTGGGGGCGGGGTCCATGTACTGCGCGGCGGTGCGCAGGATGAACTCGACCTCCTCGGGCAGCGCGCGGGGTTCCGGGCTGGTGTCCGGGACGGGCGTGTCGGTGGTGCCGATCACGACGTGGTCGTGCCAGGGCACGGCGAACAGCACGCGGCCGTCGTCGGTGCGCGGCACCATGATGGCGCTGTCGCCGGGCAGGAAGTGGCGGTCCACGACGACGTGCACGCCCTGGCTGGGGGACAGCATGGGTTTCACGGTGGGGTTCTCCATGCGGCGCACGTCGTCGACGAACACGCCGGTGGCGTTCACGACGGCCCTGGCGCGGACCTCGTGCACCTGTCCGGTCTCGTCGTCGCGGAAGCGGGCGCCGACCACGCGGCCCCCGTCCCTGATCAGGTCCACGACGGGCGCGTGGTTCAGGGCGACGCCGCCGTGGTTTTCCAGGGTGCGCAGCAGGGTCACGGCCAGGCGCGCGTCGTCGAACTGCCCGTCGAAGTAGAGGATGCCGCCCTTCAGGGCGTCCTTTTTCAGGGTGGGGGTGCGGGTCAGGGCCTGGGTTTTATTCACGTAGCGGCTGGCCTGCAGGTTGAGTTTCCCGGCGAGCAGGTCGTACATCTTCAGCCCGATGCCGTAGAAGGGCGCGGCCCACCACTTGTACGCGGCGATCAGGAAGCCCAGGTCGCGCACGAGGTGCGGGGCGTTCTGCTTCATGAGGCCGCGTTCGTGCAGCGCCTCGCGCACCAGCGAGACGTTCCCCTGCGCGAGGTACCTCACGCCGCCGTGCACGAGTTTCGTCGAGCGACTGCTGGTGCCCTTGGCGTAGTCGTGCGCTTCGAGGAGCAGGGTGCGGTAGCCGCGCGTGGCGGCCTCCAGCGCGGTGCCCAGCCCGGAGGCGCCGCCGCCGATCACCAGGAGGTCCCAGGTGTCGGGAGTGGTGGCGGCGCTCAGGGCGGCGTGGCGGGGGTCGGGGGTCGGGGTGGCAGGGTGCGCGTCTGGGGTCATGGGGTCAACCTTCCGGTGGGGTGAGGAGGAGCAAACAATGTATGAACGGATGTTCGCACACTTTGAACGTTTGTGCAGTGGCGTGGACTACACAGCGCCTCCGCCCGGTCCCGTTCAGCGCTCGTCCTCCCAGTCGCGGGCGCGGCTGACCGCCTTCTTCCAGCGGCGCATCAGGCGCTCCCGCTCCGCGGCGTCCATCTGCGGCTCGAATCTCTTGCCTTCCTGCCACTGCGCGGCGATCTCGTCCGCGCTGCCCCAGAAGCCCACCGCCAGCCCCGCCAGGTACGCCGCGCCCAGCGCGGTCGTCTCGGTCACCTGCGGGCGCACGACCGGCACGCCCAGGATGTCCGCCTGGAACTGCATCATCAGGTCGTTCGTGCTGGCCCCGCCGTCCACGCGCAGTTCGCGCAACGGCTGCCCCGCGTCCTTCTGCATGGCCTCCAGCAGCTCGGCCGACTGGAACGCCACGCTCTCCAGGGCGGCGCGGGCCACGTGCGCCTTCGTCGTGCCGCGCGTCAGGCCGATCAGGGTGCCGCGCGCGTACGGATCCCAGTACGGTGCGCCCAGCCCCACGAACGCCGGGACGAACATCACGCCCTCGCTGCTGCTCACCGAACGGGCCAGCGCCTCGACCTCGCTGCTGTCACGGATCAGGTTCAGGCCGTCGCGCAGCCACTGGACCACGGCGCCCGCGATAAACACGCTGCCCTCCAGCGCGTATGTGCGCTGCCCGCCCAGCTGCCACGCCACGGTGGTCAGCAGCTTGTTCTGGCTGGGGACCGCCTCGCTCCCGGTGTTCATGAGCATGAAGCAGCCGGTGCCGTAGGTGTTCTTCGCCATACCGGGCTCCAGGCACGCCTGCCCGAACGTCGCGGCCTGCTGGTCCCCGCCGATCCCCGCGATCGGGATGCGCGCCCCGAGCAGGCCCTCGGCGGTCTGCCCGTACACCTCCGAGGAGTCCCGAACCTGCGGCAGCACGCTGCGCGGCACGTTCAGGATGTTCAGCAGTTCGTCGTCCCAGTCGCCGGTGTGGATATTGAACAGCAGCGTGCGGCTGGCGTTCGTGGCGTCCGTGACGTGCAGTTCGCCGCCGGTCAGGTTGAACACCAGCCACGAGTCGATGGTGCCGAACGCCAGTTCGCCCCGCTCCGCGCGTTCGCGGGCGCCGGGGACGTGGTCGAGCAGCCACCGCACCTTCGTGCCGCTGAAGTACGCGTCGAGGACCAGTCCGGTCTTCTGCTGGAAGGTCGCCTCGTGCGCCGCGCGGATCTCGTCGCAGTACGGCGCGGTGCGGCGGTCCTGCCACACGATGGCGTGGTGGATGGGCTGCCCGGTGCGGCGGTCCCAGATCAGGGTCGTCTCGCGCTGGTTGGTGATGCCGATCGCGGCGACGTCCGAGGCGCGGATGCCCGCGCGGGTGATGGCCTCCTGCGCCACGCCGATCTGCGTGCCCCAGATCTCGTTCGCGTCGTGCTCAACGAGGCCGGGCCGGGGGAAGTGCTGCGTGAATTCCTTCTGCGCGCGGGCGCGCACCTGACCCTGGCGGTCGAAGACGATGGCGCGGCTGCTGGTGGTGCCCTGATCCAGGGCGAGGATGAACTGCTCGGGCATGCGGGGAACCTCTGTGGGGGAGAGCGGGGGTGGGGCGGTCCCGCCCATCATTGCCCCGGGGCTGAACAGCCGTCAACACTCCATGAACAGATGTTCAGAGTCCGGGGTGTGGGGTATGCTCAGGCCCGTGACGACCGACCCCACCCCGGACGACACCGCCGCGCAGGCCGTGCAGGTCGCCCGCCTCTACTACCACCAGGGGCTGACCACCGACGCCATCGCCCGCGAACTCGGCCTGTCGCGGCCCAAGGTCAGCCGCCTGCTGACCCTGGCGCGCCGCACCGGCCTCGTCGAGATCCGCATCCACGACCCGCAGGCCCAGCCGCAGAGCCTCGAGGCGCAGCTGCGGGCGCGCTACCCCTTCCTGACCCCGCAGGTCGTCAGCGTCCCCCCCGGCAGCCCCGAGGGCGCCTGGCTCGACCGGGTCGCGGTGGCCGCCGCGCGGCACCTCGGGCAGATCCTGCGCCCCGGACAGACCGTCGGCCTCGCCTGGGGCACCACCGTCGACGCCGTCTCCCGCGCGCTGACGCCCCGTCCCATCGAGGGCCTGCAGGTCGTGCAGCTCAACGGCAGCGCCAACGCCCTAGACTTCATGAGCGGCTTCGTGACCGACACCATCACCCGCTTCGCCGCGAACTACGGCGCGCGCGCCCACCTCTTCCCGGTCCCGACCTTCTTCGACGACCCCGCCACCCGCGCCGCCATGTGGCGCGAACGCAGCGTCCGCCACGTGCTGGAGTTGCAGGAACGGGCGGACGTGCTGCTGTACTCGGTCGGCGCGGCCAGCGCGCAGGTGCCCAGCCACGTGTACGCCGCCGGGTACCTCGACGAGACGGACCTCGCCGCGCTGCGCGCCCAGGGCGTCGCCGGGGACATCGCCACCGTGTTCTTCCGCGAGGACGGCAGCTTCGCCGGGCTGCCCATCAACGCCCGCAGCAGCGGCCCCGACCTGGCGCTGACCCGCCGCGCGCAGCACGCCATCTGCGTCGCCAGCGGCCTCGGCAAGGTCGACGCGCTGCGTGCCGCGCTGGCCGGGGAACTCATGACCACCCTGATCGTCGACGAGACCACCGCCCGCAGCCTCCTGACCGCGCCGTGAACCTTCCTGGACACGGCCGCAGATGTCCAGCAGAGCCTGGGGTCGGCAGCAGCCGCGTCCACTGCCGCCTTTCTCCGGTGCTCACTCCGCTCGATCCAGTGGTCGTGAGGGAAACCCTCACCCCCTCTGAACTCTGCTGTCAGTACTCGATGCCGGTCTGCCCGCCGATCCCCTGGTCGTAGGCGTGCTTGACGGGGTTGACCTCACTCACCGTGTCGGCCAGCGCCACCAGTTCCGGCAGCGCGTCCCGGCCGGTGATCACCACGTGCAGCCGGGAATCCCGGGCGCGCAGGGTGGCGTCCACGTCCGCCCACGGCACCCAGCCGTACTTCAGGGGGTACGTGAACTCGTCCAGGACGATCAGGTCGTCCTCACCGGCCA from Deinococcus sedimenti includes these protein-coding regions:
- a CDS encoding putative bifunctional diguanylate cyclase/phosphodiesterase, yielding MSGAPTSDWPGLLDCVRTQPARQAAQCLEAFPFQDHPEEYVYYATALYHRLHSDLSRAEIAVKQALEAAAVRGNLAIYSDSLLLQSYVDYATFDSAAAIDALRAAQQIKAEIGDTIGEIKIRCNLANLAISQQKLSEAREHHERASAIYGALPPAEQDVQLELYLLNIDGLILEQLGDYEAAARAYNYGLAKCVSAGLANLEPSFGLNYYEALAQLPQAAPGVAEDFSRFLTRVQRPDALLGTLAPARIYRALGQVDAARDAALAVAGRARTQGNFTLELEALIEVLQVTESSASIERADLVSVLAQARQNHRLSETLILLKFIVRDPRFSEAERLNEFVPSLVEVQQAIFDSVRDQTVQNLSRKAAVDNAQRLAEYEQQLRVQAEQTIQRQLEELERGRLFDALTGLPNRVMLLAQLSQRAQPNAAPFLLLTLDVNRFQLINDTYGHDRADEVLRVLARRMQRALAPGDLVARVGGDEFALLLAAGRDPTAQIDRLLQVASQPVELPGQLVRVSVSAGAARWPEHARDAESLRQAAELALLDAKAQGERVVQFDAAAHAHAGLEGALSRALARGEFELHFQPLVDTHARRVVSAEALLRWHSPEHGLQAPGTFMPILERGDQIVEVGAWVLREACRAASGWGGVRVAVNLSARQFASQDLLETVRAALRDADLPPELLELEITESLMMLNPDRTARVLDALRSDGVRVMLDDFGTGYSSLAYLSQFPLSGLKVDRSFVRQMVREPRGKSAAIVRAMVSLSHDLGLELVAEGVEHRGDLECLRAEGIQVMQGYYFARPSKDWRPLLDGSRSALGEE
- a CDS encoding S8 family serine peptidase, whose amino-acid sequence is MRRSLTCAALTLSLLSACSTSPVPAPSAARPATLVTVPVTPTTTDADLARRYGGTVEARTATFAVIGNPTAAPLAASGLKAERNERRVSVPDSETHASGDKIWATGITAWASGDKIWATSLRNFGEHIGNGWDGNRFTVFPQNSQEFLAIGVRDAQLSSRYHGDPVIAVIDGPMDTAHPALSESLVNSNNWYDFASDDASPTVTGASGTGAAYGHATAVAGVALQVAPKSRILPVQVLAEDGSGYVLDLVQGIIWAADHGADVLNLSVGTDTDSPALRSALDYAQSRGVEIAAAAGNSGAAQLDYPAAYLAATGSGVAVGSVTAQGQPSSFSATGPRMLFAPGEGLRSLYPAGREASWSGTSFSTPIAAAALAMQLSESGTPANHYARLFSLGTAITPAHSDWKSLDLHNLLD
- a CDS encoding BadF/BadG/BcrA/BcrD ATPase family protein, whose translation is MTPLRLGLDLGGSRSKWHLLRGETTLAHGFAPPLTAALLGTPGGQASLAALTGALPARPDWVHAGLPGFGPGRPDAADLHARLAAALGLHPERVRLESDLVLAYRAHFRPGEGVLVYAGTGSLACHLAADGTLLRAGGHGYHIDDDGAGYALGRAALRWVTGQLDQGRDPQGPLAEEVRGVAGGLDWDTLRHLAYHAPGAAAVATLAPAVGRAADRGDAAAQAMLRDAAHALAALARTVQARLPAPRPTVVSGGALRVSARFESALALALPGMSVAFRDHAVAAARLAGPSVVFPTAGQPDLDHDEQ
- a CDS encoding DNA repair protein, which gives rise to MARPKTKSEPASATPNPYRAFDALMATAAVDSQIDALVQSGVDTPTLDQALTEALGAAQRRWGLGLHHLAHAARTDGTDIDFLVDGRPVARLSDGVAALAQAYEDMRATDERGLSLWGALPDGPRVPGDAPAARLKVLIEDARDFETLWTPGRGEMLHRTWRQGETLFVEAARPASAEAALSDAAWDVITGIKDRTFQRELMRRSEEVGMLGALLGARHAGARSNLNLLPDAHFTVQATVHSATGAEARNAESHRALLRAAAAELEELQGHTTRQLSEVLRHGLTNR